The following are encoded in a window of Oncorhynchus mykiss isolate Arlee chromosome Y, USDA_OmykA_1.1, whole genome shotgun sequence genomic DNA:
- the LOC110510189 gene encoding steroid receptor RNA activator 1, translated as MEAEDLYIKPGNQERGWNDPPQFSYGLQTAAQGAPKRTPLNKRVPPPQLTGSPSPVPGTSPTSTVPMTPPTNPLAPPPCSMNTPPRPCQVAAPPVGGVMMMATSPPPCHVVAHTESASDQSESEPDVDDVVTLLNWALTACRHTVKKQVCDDVAKRLKLFEDMWRSGKLSLPVRRRMNGLVQELKSWNWDAADEVHRALMVDHVNEVSQWMVGVKRLIAETRNLNSDLLHRQEVDRSLDTSSTANSN; from the exons ATGGAGGCTGAGGACCTTTACATCAAACCAG GTAACCAGGAGCGGGGCTGGAATGACCCTCCACAGTTTTCCTACGGTTTGCAGAcagcagcacaaggtgcacccaAGAGGACCCCTCTCAACAAGAGAGTGCCCCCACCTCAACTCACTGGATCCCCCA GTCCGGTCCCAGGAACTTCTCCAACCTCAACAGTTCCAATGACTCCTCCTACCAACCCACTGGCCCCTCCTCCATGTAGTATGAACACGCCCCCTCGGCCATGTCAGGTTGCAGCCCCTCCTGTTGGTGGGGTGATGATGATGGCCACATCTCCACCACCTTGCCATGTGGTAGCGCACACAGAGTCTGCCAGTGACCAATCAGAAAGTGAGCCAGATGTCGACGACGTAGTTACTCTTCTCAACTGGGCACTGACAGCTTGTCGACACACAGTCAAA AAACAGGTGTGTGACGATGTGGCAAAGCGCTTGAAGCTCTTTGAGGACATGTGGAGGTCTGGGAAGTTGTCACTTCCTGTTAGACGAAGAATGAATGGACTGGTGCAAG AGTTGAAGAGCTGGAACTGGGACGCTGCTGATGAAGTCCATCGGGCTCTGATGGTTGACCATGTTAACGAGGTCAGTCAGTGGATGGTGGGGGTCAAACGTCTCATCGCTGAAACGCGCAACTTGAACTCAGATCTTCTGCACAGACAGGAGGTAGACCGGAGTCTAGACACCAGCAGCACCGCTAACTCTAACTAG